One stretch of Prosthecobacter debontii DNA includes these proteins:
- a CDS encoding DNA repair ATPase, protein MAETPSSSAPPQLEAGAYEVIRQRLDKHGAELQRRLESLNEDRKKEFGGIDTALLATTRLTTDNNCVPRDMVAVGAKRFLFGYNVHLGLRAQMHIEDVFSVYDYQTDDHSFHPNKDSLLSDKAFAEDFDYLYRYYKNASFLKFHRVGPHLYMGMQVGRGATEIKAFKWLVNDEAGTLQYLGNRFDHEFVFPTHQEFEWKRARREMYRHGLHPHISIEDRVFVETIGGDLTVKVENNTETGRGIYSEPVDNADQTLDDAEVHYAILGNLVLMKVLPYQEKTWRYLVFNERTREAHRVDSIAESCVLLPDDHGLIFPHGYVLQTGELKRFDTGLPPMRFERRVTAANGEDTLFVFGHVESGSYLLLSYNLITQSVATPIICQGYSLFPSGELILFQGDEEPRKHHVVQAWRTPFVTADLDGHAQSQSFLGKIGNAEIVRCMAECRGILTLLAKDDSFSGLYVELARASGDIADSYFWIDREESHKLKETLIEVKGAAEAALGEFEKVRRMRKAAQEQTEALRDKTQKLLSAANGTEPSDILGYVNLLASLRESRGQIIALRDVRYVDLDELTKLESGVAESSDKLSEKCVAFLLKPEALDPYRQQITEQQARVPSLSKVTEAAEVEEALVKSSGELEMLTGIVSGLKIKDATETTRIIEAISTLFAQLNQVRSVLRNRRNDLAKSEGAAQFQAQLSLLNQSVLNYLEVATTPEKCDESLTRVMVQIEELESRFSEFDDYAVELTSKREEIHAAFEGRRQSLVDARNRRCQSLGQSAERILTSVRNRLAAFAKPEEVHSWLAGDAMVGKLRDLIEELRKLGDSVRADELQTKLKTLQQDSLKQIRDKAELFVEGGDLIQLGKHKFSVNRQPLELTILPRDEGLAFHLTGTRYFERLDHPELMPLKPIWEQAVVSENDQVYRAEFLAWKFMQSELEFSPQAVSDFMAQRYHEGYTKGVHDHDAALILQPLLEMKKALGLLRHSALVRGLAVMVWHAWEDSAEKQALRVRMMAKGRMRDLLGHSEVEVDSSLLEHVSRECRRAPAWLGAESTAIIRAVALCLVDELQHLSVKHPALPVTRSGEAVEMLKGFRKELTVRRGIKDLEESLEALSNQPWLAFEIAVDWFRALNPSANVGILAEAAALLVLKDQPPATLPSAPASHITLTELTGSHARIQEGGRLSLDFHEFVARLQAYESKVVPDYERFQTLKHELTTQRRDQLRLDQFKAGVLSSFVRNRLIDQVYLPIIGANLAKQIGAVGNDTRTDRMGLLLLISPPGYGKTTLMEYVASRLGITLVKINGPAIGHQVTSLDPAEAPNASARDEVEKLNLALEMGDNVMIYLDDIQHTNPEFLQKFISLCDGTRKIEGVFRGQAKTYDLRGRKVAVVMAGNPYTEVGGKFQVPDMLANRADTYNLGDILGGHEAAFKDSYIENCLTSNASLARVAARSHRDALATLKIAMTGSREGIEFEGNQSVEDINDCVTVMEKLLRVREVILRVNQEYIRSAAMEDAYRTEPPFKLQGSYRNMNKIAEKIQPLMTDAEVQSIIEDHYRGESQTLSKAAEANLLKWREINGKASEADLIRWTEIKRTFGRNLLAGGAGENDPISRITGQMNAFTAGLEKIEQAVANPTLSEITVERLQKIIESLRAVPVQVEIKVQPVEKEAEDELPVAVKGQVTQKE, encoded by the coding sequence ATGGCTGAAACACCTTCATCTTCTGCCCCACCTCAGCTCGAAGCTGGCGCTTACGAAGTGATTCGTCAGCGGCTCGATAAACACGGGGCTGAGTTACAGCGGCGGCTGGAGTCGCTGAATGAAGACCGAAAGAAAGAATTCGGGGGTATCGATACGGCTTTGCTGGCAACGACAAGGCTCACGACGGATAACAACTGCGTGCCGCGGGACATGGTAGCCGTCGGTGCGAAACGCTTTTTGTTCGGCTACAATGTGCATCTGGGTTTGCGCGCGCAAATGCACATTGAAGATGTGTTTTCGGTTTATGATTATCAAACCGACGATCACAGTTTCCATCCGAATAAGGACAGCTTACTGAGTGACAAGGCTTTTGCGGAAGACTTCGATTATCTCTATCGCTACTACAAGAACGCCTCCTTCCTGAAGTTTCACCGGGTCGGACCGCATCTTTACATGGGGATGCAGGTGGGACGTGGGGCGACGGAGATCAAAGCCTTCAAGTGGCTGGTCAATGACGAGGCGGGGACGTTGCAGTACCTGGGCAATCGTTTTGATCACGAGTTCGTTTTCCCAACGCATCAAGAATTTGAGTGGAAACGAGCCCGGCGTGAGATGTATCGGCATGGCCTGCACCCGCACATCAGCATTGAGGATCGCGTCTTCGTGGAAACCATCGGGGGTGATTTGACGGTTAAGGTGGAGAACAACACCGAGACGGGTCGTGGCATCTACAGTGAGCCTGTGGACAATGCCGATCAGACCCTGGATGACGCCGAAGTTCACTACGCCATTCTCGGCAATCTGGTGCTGATGAAGGTGCTGCCTTATCAAGAGAAGACTTGGAGGTATCTGGTCTTCAATGAACGCACGCGGGAGGCGCATCGTGTGGATAGCATTGCCGAGTCATGCGTTCTTCTGCCTGACGATCACGGACTCATTTTCCCTCACGGTTATGTTTTACAGACGGGAGAGTTGAAGCGTTTCGATACCGGGCTGCCGCCCATGCGTTTCGAGCGGCGTGTGACGGCTGCCAATGGGGAGGATACCTTGTTTGTCTTCGGCCACGTGGAGAGTGGTTCTTATTTGTTGCTGAGCTACAACCTGATTACTCAGTCCGTAGCGACACCGATCATCTGTCAGGGCTACAGTCTTTTCCCTTCAGGTGAGTTGATTCTTTTTCAGGGAGACGAAGAGCCTCGTAAACATCATGTGGTGCAGGCGTGGCGCACCCCTTTTGTGACGGCTGACCTGGATGGACATGCGCAGAGCCAGAGCTTTCTCGGGAAGATCGGCAACGCAGAGATTGTGCGCTGCATGGCAGAGTGCCGAGGCATTCTCACTTTATTGGCCAAAGACGACTCCTTCTCGGGCCTCTATGTTGAACTCGCTCGGGCCTCTGGCGATATTGCAGACTCTTACTTTTGGATTGACCGAGAGGAGAGCCACAAGCTGAAGGAGACATTGATCGAGGTGAAAGGGGCTGCAGAGGCCGCCCTCGGTGAGTTTGAGAAAGTGCGCCGGATGCGCAAGGCCGCTCAAGAGCAGACCGAGGCTCTGCGTGATAAGACTCAAAAGCTGCTGAGTGCGGCAAATGGAACCGAACCGAGTGATATCCTTGGCTATGTGAATCTTTTGGCGAGCCTGCGTGAATCTCGGGGTCAGATCATCGCCTTGAGAGATGTGCGCTACGTGGATCTGGATGAGCTGACGAAGCTGGAGAGCGGAGTCGCTGAATCCAGTGACAAACTCTCCGAGAAATGTGTGGCATTTCTTTTGAAGCCGGAAGCCCTGGACCCTTATCGTCAGCAGATCACCGAGCAGCAAGCCCGAGTGCCTAGCTTGTCTAAAGTGACGGAAGCGGCCGAAGTGGAAGAGGCCCTGGTGAAATCCAGCGGTGAACTCGAGATGCTGACTGGGATTGTCAGCGGACTGAAAATCAAAGACGCCACCGAGACCACACGCATCATCGAGGCTATCTCGACCCTGTTCGCACAACTGAATCAGGTGCGTTCAGTCCTGCGTAACCGGCGCAATGATTTAGCCAAATCAGAAGGCGCGGCTCAGTTCCAAGCCCAGCTCAGCTTGCTGAATCAGAGTGTCCTGAACTACTTGGAGGTCGCTACGACCCCGGAGAAGTGTGACGAATCCCTTACCCGGGTCATGGTGCAGATTGAAGAACTGGAAAGCCGCTTTTCCGAGTTCGATGACTACGCCGTCGAGTTAACCTCGAAACGTGAAGAGATTCATGCGGCCTTTGAGGGTCGCCGTCAGTCACTCGTTGATGCACGCAATCGCCGTTGTCAGTCTTTAGGACAATCGGCGGAACGAATTTTGACCAGCGTCCGCAATCGGCTCGCGGCCTTTGCGAAGCCCGAGGAAGTTCACTCCTGGTTAGCTGGAGATGCGATGGTCGGAAAACTGCGCGACCTGATCGAAGAGCTGCGCAAGCTGGGAGACAGCGTTCGTGCGGACGAACTGCAAACGAAGCTGAAGACTCTTCAGCAGGATTCGCTGAAACAGATCCGAGATAAGGCAGAGCTTTTCGTTGAGGGAGGAGATCTGATCCAACTGGGTAAGCACAAGTTCAGCGTCAATCGGCAACCGCTGGAGCTGACCATTCTCCCACGTGATGAGGGCCTTGCTTTCCATTTGACTGGCACGCGCTATTTTGAGCGACTGGATCATCCTGAGCTGATGCCTTTAAAACCCATCTGGGAACAGGCCGTGGTGTCTGAAAATGATCAAGTGTATCGAGCTGAATTCCTGGCTTGGAAGTTCATGCAAAGCGAGCTGGAGTTCAGCCCTCAGGCGGTGAGTGACTTCATGGCTCAGCGTTATCATGAAGGTTATACTAAAGGCGTTCATGATCATGATGCGGCCTTGATTTTGCAGCCCTTGCTTGAAATGAAGAAGGCTTTGGGGCTGCTGAGGCATTCTGCCTTGGTTCGAGGCCTGGCTGTCATGGTCTGGCATGCTTGGGAGGACTCTGCTGAAAAACAGGCTCTTCGAGTGCGCATGATGGCCAAAGGCAGGATGCGTGATTTGTTAGGTCATAGCGAAGTAGAAGTGGACTCCTCCTTGCTGGAGCATGTCTCCCGGGAGTGCCGCCGTGCGCCTGCTTGGCTCGGGGCGGAATCAACCGCGATCATCCGGGCGGTAGCCCTGTGTTTGGTGGATGAGTTGCAGCATCTTTCGGTCAAACATCCGGCCCTGCCTGTCACACGATCTGGGGAAGCTGTGGAGATGCTTAAAGGCTTCCGAAAAGAATTGACCGTGAGGCGTGGGATCAAGGATCTGGAAGAAAGTCTGGAAGCTTTATCCAATCAGCCATGGCTGGCATTCGAAATCGCGGTGGATTGGTTCCGTGCTTTGAATCCAAGCGCAAATGTAGGCATCTTGGCGGAAGCTGCGGCGCTGCTTGTGTTAAAGGATCAACCTCCTGCCACGTTACCTTCGGCTCCTGCAAGCCACATCACGTTGACGGAGTTGACTGGCTCCCACGCGCGCATTCAAGAAGGAGGCAGACTGAGTTTGGACTTCCATGAGTTCGTGGCCCGTTTGCAAGCCTATGAGTCCAAGGTCGTGCCAGATTACGAAAGATTTCAGACGCTCAAGCATGAGCTAACGACGCAGCGTCGTGATCAACTCCGTTTGGATCAATTCAAAGCCGGCGTCTTGAGTTCGTTCGTGCGTAATCGCCTCATCGATCAGGTTTATCTGCCGATCATCGGAGCCAATTTGGCCAAGCAGATTGGAGCGGTCGGGAATGATACTCGGACGGATCGCATGGGGTTGCTTCTGCTAATCTCTCCTCCGGGTTATGGTAAGACCACTCTCATGGAGTATGTGGCCAGTCGGTTGGGTATCACCTTGGTCAAAATCAATGGTCCCGCGATTGGACATCAGGTGACGTCGTTGGATCCTGCGGAAGCGCCGAATGCGAGTGCGCGGGATGAAGTCGAGAAGCTGAACTTGGCACTCGAGATGGGAGATAATGTGATGATTTATCTCGACGATATCCAGCATACCAATCCTGAGTTTCTGCAGAAGTTCATTTCCTTGTGTGACGGCACGCGAAAAATCGAAGGTGTGTTTCGAGGTCAAGCCAAGACCTATGATCTGCGCGGGCGCAAGGTTGCCGTGGTCATGGCAGGTAACCCCTACACCGAGGTCGGAGGCAAGTTTCAGGTGCCGGACATGCTGGCTAACCGTGCGGACACCTACAACCTCGGAGACATTCTGGGAGGTCATGAAGCCGCCTTCAAAGACAGCTACATCGAGAATTGTCTCACCAGCAATGCCTCTCTGGCACGAGTGGCAGCGCGCAGCCACCGTGATGCTCTAGCGACCTTAAAAATTGCCATGACCGGAAGCCGTGAGGGCATCGAGTTTGAAGGCAATCAAAGTGTGGAAGACATCAACGATTGTGTGACCGTAATGGAAAAACTGCTCAGGGTGAGAGAAGTCATCCTGCGCGTAAATCAGGAATACATCCGGAGCGCAGCCATGGAAGATGCCTATCGCACGGAACCGCCCTTCAAGCTGCAAGGAAGCTATCGCAACATGAATAAGATTGCGGAAAAGATTCAGCCTTTGATGACGGACGCCGAAGTGCAATCCATCATCGAAGACCACTACCGAGGCGAGTCTCAGACCCTTAGCAAGGCAGCGGAAGCAAACCTCCTGAAATGGCGTGAGATCAATGGGAAGGCTTCAGAAGCTGACCTGATTCGTTGGACGGAGATCAAGCGCACATTTGGCCGCAACCTGTTGGCTGGCGGCGCAGGAGAAAACGATCCGATCAGCCGCATCACCGGCCAAATGAATGCCTTCACGGCTGGCCTAGAGAAGATCGAACAAGCGGTAGCCAATCCCACCCTATCCGAGATCACGGTGGAGCGATTGCAGAAGATTATCGAAAGCCTGCGCGCAGTTCCTGTGCAGGTGGAGATCAAGGTCCAACCTGTCGAGAAAGAGGCAGAAGATGAACTGCCCGTCGCCGTGAAAGGGCAAGTCACGCAAAAGGAATAG
- a CDS encoding flotillin family protein, protein MNAIPPPLIAAFGFEFGLVTVILLGSLIFGVALLTLFARFFHKVQQGQAIVRNGKGDTQVSFNGMFVIPIMHHVEFMDISVKRIEIERRATEGLICKDNIRADIKVAFFVRINSNKEDVKRVAQSIGCQRASSSDTMRSLFDAKFSEGLKTVGKRFDFVQLYNERDHFKTEILKVIGTDLNGYTLDDCAIDFLEQTQLANLDPDNILDAEGIKKITELTAAQAKLANSIQRDKEKVIKQQDVQAREAILELERQLAETEAKQKRDVESVKAREEAETLKIQSEERLKSERAKIATDEEIAVATENKERQVLVAQRNKERTDAVEVERVTRDRDLEVIERERITTLKSIEKDKAVEVEKKNIQEVIKDRVALEKTVVVEQQKIKDTEAFATADREKQVALTLAEKAAQEQLIQKIKEAEAAKEAARLNAEQEAFTAVKAADAAKEAAQLRAQEMLTLAEAKQESATREATAEKALAEAKAAQAAAEGLGEAQVLLAKAEASQKQGMVDAEVTQLKLAAEADGITKKAEAMKLLEDAGRAHEEFKLTLDKQKAVELAQINIQKDIATQQAVVLGEAMKSAKIEIVGGESQFFDKITNAIGTARAVDRMVEGSRTLTDVKETFFNGDPEYFKAQLKSMVDQFGLTAEDTKNLTLSALFAKLIGLNPDSSTLNKLTGFIGAANRFGLAEEPVSHLLSAKRKA, encoded by the coding sequence ATGAATGCAATACCGCCTCCTCTGATCGCTGCGTTTGGCTTTGAATTTGGTCTTGTGACTGTCATCCTTCTTGGCTCACTGATTTTTGGCGTCGCACTATTGACGCTCTTCGCTCGTTTCTTCCACAAGGTGCAACAAGGGCAGGCCATTGTGCGAAACGGGAAAGGAGATACTCAGGTGTCTTTCAACGGTATGTTTGTCATTCCGATCATGCACCATGTCGAGTTCATGGACATTTCCGTGAAGAGGATTGAGATCGAGCGTCGCGCCACCGAGGGCTTGATCTGTAAAGACAACATCCGTGCCGATATCAAGGTCGCTTTCTTTGTGCGTATCAATAGTAACAAAGAGGATGTCAAGCGTGTGGCTCAGTCCATCGGTTGCCAACGGGCTTCGTCCTCAGATACCATGCGTTCTCTCTTTGACGCGAAGTTCTCTGAGGGTCTGAAAACTGTGGGTAAGCGGTTTGATTTCGTGCAGCTTTACAATGAGCGGGATCACTTCAAAACCGAGATCCTCAAGGTCATTGGCACCGACTTAAATGGTTATACTCTGGACGATTGTGCCATTGACTTCCTGGAGCAGACCCAATTGGCTAACCTGGACCCGGATAACATTCTAGACGCGGAAGGGATCAAAAAGATCACGGAGCTGACGGCTGCCCAGGCCAAGCTGGCCAACAGCATTCAGCGCGATAAAGAAAAGGTCATCAAACAACAGGACGTCCAGGCTCGTGAGGCGATCCTGGAACTTGAGCGGCAACTCGCTGAAACCGAAGCGAAGCAGAAGCGTGACGTGGAAAGTGTAAAGGCGCGTGAGGAAGCAGAGACGCTGAAAATTCAGTCTGAAGAGCGCCTGAAATCTGAGCGCGCCAAAATTGCTACGGATGAAGAAATTGCCGTCGCGACTGAGAATAAAGAGCGTCAGGTGCTCGTGGCTCAGCGTAATAAAGAACGCACGGATGCGGTGGAAGTGGAGCGTGTCACTCGTGATCGTGATCTCGAGGTGATTGAGCGTGAGCGCATCACCACCCTGAAGTCGATCGAGAAGGATAAAGCGGTCGAAGTGGAGAAGAAGAACATCCAGGAGGTCATCAAAGACCGCGTCGCTCTGGAGAAAACCGTGGTCGTTGAACAGCAGAAGATCAAAGACACCGAGGCCTTTGCGACGGCGGATCGTGAGAAGCAGGTGGCGCTGACCTTGGCGGAAAAAGCCGCTCAGGAGCAGCTCATTCAGAAGATCAAAGAAGCCGAAGCGGCCAAAGAAGCTGCTCGCCTTAACGCTGAGCAGGAAGCCTTCACCGCTGTCAAAGCTGCGGATGCAGCGAAAGAGGCGGCTCAACTCCGGGCTCAGGAAATGCTGACGCTGGCTGAGGCTAAACAAGAATCTGCTACGCGTGAGGCCACGGCGGAAAAAGCCTTGGCCGAGGCTAAGGCGGCTCAGGCCGCCGCAGAGGGCTTGGGTGAGGCTCAAGTCTTGCTCGCAAAAGCCGAAGCTTCTCAGAAACAAGGGATGGTGGACGCGGAGGTGACCCAGCTGAAACTGGCTGCGGAAGCGGATGGCATCACCAAGAAAGCCGAAGCCATGAAGCTGCTGGAAGACGCGGGCCGTGCTCACGAAGAGTTCAAGCTGACGCTGGATAAACAGAAAGCGGTCGAGCTGGCTCAGATCAACATTCAGAAAGACATCGCTACCCAGCAGGCGGTCGTGCTTGGCGAGGCCATGAAGTCGGCCAAGATCGAAATTGTCGGAGGCGAAAGCCAGTTCTTCGATAAGATCACCAATGCCATCGGCACTGCACGTGCGGTGGACCGAATGGTGGAGGGAAGCCGCACGCTGACAGACGTGAAGGAGACGTTCTTCAATGGTGATCCTGAGTATTTCAAAGCGCAGCTGAAATCAATGGTGGATCAGTTTGGCCTAACGGCTGAGGATACGAAAAATCTGACTCTGAGTGCTCTCTTTGCGAAGCTCATCGGTTTGAATCCCGATTCCTCGACGCTGAACAAGCTGACCGGGTTCATCGGTGCGGCCAACCGTTTCGGGCTGGCGGAAGAACCCGTGAGTCACCTTTTGTCGGCTAAACGCAAGGCCTGA
- a CDS encoding M64 family metallopeptidase yields MTSLQALQAQVATLHAVGSTGPRSQRLNMVFLSEGFTQAELNNGKFADSVDAVVDYLFSKEPWNRYRSYFNIFRIEIASNESGTDNPYAVPAYSRDTYFGSGFHPVIDRLLVISSQGSSRANTLLATHVPEYDIPIVLVNDETYGGSGGPIAVASLHSLSAQLVEHEVGHSFAKLADEYDFDTPGYPAIEYPNATAKTQRSQIRWKDWIEPETSLPTPEGPDFEFSEVVGLFEGANYRSRGWYRPHDNALMKWLGLPPGAVTREAFVLNFYNRVSPLEGHSPQGLTLSVTERTPLSFSVTVKVPSEGPPLDVIWKIDGYPVGSGLTFNIASQNVGFDGKHTIIAEVKDPTPWVRRDPTGLLTEKVTWNVTLDNQEVDPAINDTPDSLLVEVGEEINLVMDATGPVPGQVGFQWSKNGKPIANAKSSVLNIPAAKLSDGGAYAVQVTGGDYKATFSADVVVVDGQTQNVICGEGKAVTLTANVVGSVTGYQWFFGDDEIEPGTEGFSGMNTAKLAISTPTVGVHEGLYSIRLTTPAGTETYDTHRVSVFNKPPVWDEDTLLPEGRVGAVYGLDGLGYQVKTQALLGRPVASFSASGLPPGLKIDSKTGIISGRPTAHKAAKNGDVIAYLVTLTAVNGIGKVSITRNLLVQPLPAGTVGSFVAVVDRSGVEGLNKGLGGRVDLVTSANGAFSGKLVLGTTSSSFKGILNSSMGSSTLQGTAIIARSGKPAPPPLELSFSIQGGTQQIEGILIDSEDEQNFTGWRNPWSKTNKADAWKGYYTFHLNTLTPPVDGLEGKGFGSFTVGADGKVKLSGRTADGETFTSACHVGSGGELMIYSLQKGKPQGSVVGRFSINDHEDLIDANNTIVGDEDLLSWWKPASTDSKARVYASGLGIVPLGITGSRYNDPSLTDPSWVVFNIPAATSDAANAAITFWGASLNAAAFSPNADVIIQAKSKATVVPDSPETKLTLSINPKLGTLTGKFSLLDDELLRSVTYQGIITNNGGSMSGEGFFLLPDLPIPFVTASKNSPIQSGLVRLIP; encoded by the coding sequence GTGACTTCCCTGCAGGCCCTTCAGGCACAGGTGGCGACACTGCATGCTGTGGGTAGCACAGGTCCGCGCAGTCAAAGACTGAACATGGTCTTTTTATCGGAAGGGTTCACTCAAGCCGAGTTGAACAACGGTAAATTTGCGGACAGCGTGGATGCGGTCGTTGATTATCTTTTTTCCAAGGAACCCTGGAATCGCTATCGATCTTATTTCAATATCTTCCGAATTGAAATTGCTTCCAATGAATCCGGAACGGACAACCCCTACGCGGTTCCAGCTTACAGTCGGGATACTTATTTTGGTTCAGGATTCCATCCCGTGATTGATCGATTGCTGGTGATATCCTCTCAGGGCAGCAGCCGGGCCAATACGCTTTTAGCGACTCATGTACCAGAGTACGATATTCCAATCGTTTTGGTCAATGATGAGACTTACGGTGGCTCCGGCGGACCGATAGCGGTGGCTTCCCTGCACTCACTTTCAGCCCAATTGGTGGAGCATGAAGTCGGACATTCCTTTGCCAAACTCGCTGATGAATATGACTTTGATACCCCAGGCTACCCAGCCATTGAGTATCCGAACGCGACAGCTAAGACTCAGCGATCCCAAATCCGATGGAAAGATTGGATTGAGCCGGAAACAAGTCTGCCCACCCCTGAAGGACCGGATTTTGAATTTTCCGAAGTTGTGGGTTTGTTTGAAGGCGCCAACTATCGCTCACGTGGTTGGTATCGGCCGCATGACAATGCTCTGATGAAGTGGTTAGGATTGCCTCCTGGGGCAGTGACTCGTGAGGCATTCGTCCTGAACTTTTACAATCGTGTTTCTCCCTTGGAGGGGCACTCACCCCAGGGCTTGACGTTGTCCGTCACTGAGCGCACGCCATTGTCGTTTTCGGTCACCGTCAAAGTGCCCTCAGAAGGGCCTCCCTTGGATGTCATTTGGAAGATTGATGGTTATCCTGTGGGGAGTGGGCTAACATTCAATATCGCAAGTCAAAACGTTGGGTTTGATGGTAAGCATACCATTATCGCTGAAGTGAAGGACCCTACCCCCTGGGTGAGGCGTGATCCCACAGGGTTGCTCACTGAAAAAGTCACTTGGAATGTGACTCTAGATAATCAGGAGGTGGACCCTGCTATCAACGACACTCCTGATTCCTTGTTGGTTGAAGTAGGGGAGGAAATCAATCTGGTCATGGACGCTACCGGACCCGTTCCTGGGCAGGTGGGCTTTCAATGGTCTAAGAACGGCAAGCCCATCGCGAATGCCAAATCGAGTGTGCTTAATATTCCAGCGGCGAAGCTGAGCGACGGCGGAGCTTATGCGGTGCAAGTGACGGGGGGGGATTACAAGGCTACTTTTTCAGCAGACGTTGTGGTAGTCGATGGACAAACTCAAAATGTGATCTGTGGCGAAGGCAAAGCCGTGACATTGACCGCCAATGTCGTGGGCTCGGTAACCGGGTATCAATGGTTCTTCGGTGATGATGAAATTGAGCCAGGAACGGAAGGGTTCTCGGGCATGAACACCGCCAAGCTGGCGATCTCGACACCAACGGTGGGAGTTCACGAGGGGCTGTATAGCATTCGTCTCACAACCCCAGCGGGAACGGAGACTTATGACACTCACCGTGTGAGTGTTTTCAACAAACCTCCAGTCTGGGATGAAGACACTCTTTTACCCGAGGGCAGAGTCGGAGCCGTCTATGGCCTGGACGGCTTGGGTTATCAGGTGAAAACTCAAGCTTTACTGGGGAGACCTGTGGCTAGCTTCAGCGCCAGCGGTTTACCTCCAGGACTCAAAATAGATTCCAAAACGGGAATCATCAGTGGACGTCCGACGGCTCATAAAGCGGCTAAGAATGGGGATGTCATTGCCTATCTCGTGACACTCACGGCTGTGAATGGAATAGGTAAAGTGAGCATCACCCGCAACCTGTTGGTGCAACCTCTCCCTGCGGGCACGGTAGGGTCGTTTGTGGCGGTCGTGGATCGAAGTGGAGTTGAAGGACTCAATAAGGGGTTAGGAGGGCGCGTGGATCTCGTGACCTCGGCCAATGGTGCATTCAGTGGCAAGCTCGTTCTAGGAACAACCTCATCGAGCTTTAAAGGCATTTTAAACTCTTCGATGGGGTCATCCACTCTTCAAGGAACCGCCATCATAGCTCGGTCTGGAAAACCGGCGCCCCCACCGCTGGAGCTGAGTTTTTCGATTCAAGGTGGCACTCAGCAGATCGAAGGTATCCTTATCGATTCAGAGGATGAGCAGAACTTCACCGGCTGGCGAAATCCCTGGAGTAAGACCAACAAAGCCGATGCCTGGAAGGGATATTATACCTTCCATTTGAATACTCTGACTCCCCCGGTCGATGGGCTCGAAGGGAAAGGTTTTGGATCGTTCACCGTGGGTGCCGATGGTAAAGTGAAACTGTCTGGACGCACAGCGGACGGAGAGACTTTTACCAGCGCCTGCCATGTGGGCTCTGGGGGAGAGTTGATGATCTATTCGTTGCAGAAAGGTAAACCGCAAGGGTCCGTCGTCGGGCGGTTTTCAATCAATGATCATGAGGACCTCATTGATGCCAACAACACGATAGTAGGCGATGAAGATTTGTTGAGTTGGTGGAAACCTGCGAGCACGGATTCCAAAGCTCGCGTCTATGCCTCGGGTCTCGGCATTGTTCCACTGGGTATCACGGGATCGCGTTATAATGACCCGTCTTTGACGGATCCGTCGTGGGTGGTGTTTAATATACCGGCTGCGACGAGCGATGCGGCCAATGCGGCCATCACTTTTTGGGGAGCGAGCCTCAATGCAGCGGCTTTTTCACCAAACGCTGATGTGATCATTCAAGCCAAGAGCAAGGCCACGGTGGTTCCTGATTCTCCCGAAACAAAATTGACCTTATCCATCAATCCGAAGCTCGGGACCCTGACGGGAAAATTCAGTCTGCTGGATGATGAGCTTCTACGTAGCGTGACGTATCAGGGTATCATCACCAACAACGGTGGCAGCATGTCTGGAGAGGGATTCTTCCTGTTACCCGATCTTCCGATTCCGTTTGTGACGGCTTCCAAGAACAGCCCCATTCAGTCGGGTTTGGTTAGGTTGATCCCATAG
- a CDS encoding adenine phosphoribosyltransferase yields the protein MSPESLERLRSTIRDVPDFPQPGILFKDITPVLADPELLNEAIEGMTEAFAGQKVDKVVGIDARGFIFGALIAQRLGAGFIPVRKKGKLPWQTRGVDYSLEYGKNSVEMHVDALAPREKVVLADDLLATGGTAGAALQLIQESGADLLGSVFFIELAFLNGREKLAETGPVHALLTF from the coding sequence ATGTCTCCCGAATCCCTCGAACGCCTCCGGTCAACCATTCGCGATGTGCCAGACTTTCCGCAGCCTGGCATCCTCTTTAAGGACATCACCCCCGTTTTGGCTGATCCGGAACTGCTCAATGAGGCGATTGAAGGCATGACCGAGGCTTTTGCAGGCCAAAAGGTGGACAAGGTTGTGGGCATCGACGCCCGTGGTTTCATTTTCGGAGCTCTCATCGCTCAGCGCCTCGGGGCAGGGTTCATCCCGGTGCGCAAAAAGGGGAAACTGCCTTGGCAGACACGTGGGGTGGATTACAGCCTGGAGTATGGGAAAAACAGCGTGGAGATGCATGTGGACGCTCTGGCCCCGAGAGAAAAGGTGGTTCTGGCGGATGACCTCTTAGCGACGGGAGGCACCGCAGGTGCTGCTCTCCAGCTCATTCAGGAATCGGGAGCCGATCTCCTGGGCTCCGTCTTTTTCATTGAGTTGGCGTTTCTCAACGGACGTGAAAAACTGGCCGAAACAGGCCCTGTGCATGCATTGCTGACTTTTTGA